From one Herpetosiphon gulosus genomic stretch:
- a CDS encoding acetoacetate decarboxylase family protein, whose translation MSALYDSAVEADRIAATTAYPPAPWVMQGTWVWCVHPVKRNAVADLLPAPLKPLWLPTGRTLAFSLVGQYGTGSTLHYGEAACGLILKLGPRPAIWIHGLVVDLDQSVAGGRNIWHLPKELARISWTNPNRDRISADQHGRLLLSFEGIPKRINGFNAGMNFDVLVVHEQELYRIPARFAGTVGITRKIRPFFPASGAWAKFGVSGYSISGLGHGRGDFGELIKV comes from the coding sequence GTGTCCGCCCTCTACGATTCGGCGGTCGAAGCCGACCGCATTGCTGCAACCACCGCCTATCCACCAGCGCCATGGGTCATGCAAGGCACATGGGTTTGGTGTGTTCATCCAGTCAAACGCAACGCTGTGGCCGATTTGTTGCCTGCGCCGCTAAAACCACTTTGGTTGCCAACAGGCCGTACTTTGGCGTTTTCCTTGGTTGGTCAATATGGCACTGGCTCGACCTTGCACTACGGTGAGGCCGCTTGTGGCTTGATTTTGAAGCTTGGGCCACGTCCCGCGATTTGGATTCACGGCTTAGTCGTCGATTTGGATCAATCGGTGGCGGGCGGTCGCAATATTTGGCATTTGCCCAAAGAATTGGCCCGCATTTCATGGACCAACCCCAATCGCGATCGCATCAGCGCCGATCAACATGGGCGTTTGTTGCTGAGCTTCGAGGGGATTCCCAAACGGATCAATGGCTTTAATGCTGGTATGAATTTCGATGTGCTGGTTGTGCACGAACAAGAGCTGTATCGAATTCCGGCCCGCTTTGCTGGCACGGTTGGCATAACCCGCAAAATCCGACCATTTTTTCCAGCTAGCGGCGCATGGGCCAAATTTGGGGTGTCGGGTTATTCGATCTCGGGCTTGGGCCACGGTCGTGGCGATTTCGGCGAATTGATCAAAGTTTAA
- the uvrC gene encoding excinuclease ABC subunit UvrC, with the protein MPDLSHTNISNHALFEERLRNLPLSPGVYIYRDQANTIIYVGKSKSLRDRVRSYFGAPRGLTSKTRRLVQNIADFEFITTDTELEALLLEMNLIKKHRPRYNVLLKDDKSYPYIKITKEEWPRVLRVRKVLEDGGIYFGPFAKASSVYATIELLNKLFAFRLCNDDMFKKHERRNRACMYYDIKRCLGPCANNCTTEEYSTAINQVRLFLGGKPEAILRDLKVKMNQAAEDLQFERAAYVRDQIKAVERVMERQKVLNTAASDQDVIAFARDEGKAVVQVFYIRGGKLIGSEPFTLQGTEEEHPEALMSSFLTQFYDAAADIPPNILLPDYPEETQIIEQWLESKGGHKVSLQVPRRGDKKDLVDLAARNASQTLDQLRLQWLNAEQRATAGLSQLRELLNLADLPQRIECYDISNTQGTNSVGSMVVFEQGEPAKKHYRRFKIKTVEGANDVASLSEVLQRRFARADDTGQTDEPAPTDQPNAEPSNNDETWAVLPDLILIDGGIGQVNAAAKTLAAAGFEHIPVVGLVKGDTKGHLPYGLVKPGQRVPIAFAQNDPGLHLVQRIDEEAHRFAISYHRKLRTKGMLRSTMEDIPGIGPKRKKALINAFGSLEGIRNASIEELAAVPGMTRKAAEEIKGLL; encoded by the coding sequence ATGCCAGATTTATCTCATACAAATATTTCCAATCATGCGCTGTTTGAAGAACGCTTACGCAACTTGCCACTCTCGCCAGGCGTGTATATCTACCGCGATCAAGCCAATACGATCATTTACGTGGGCAAATCCAAAAGCCTGCGTGATCGGGTGCGTTCGTATTTTGGTGCGCCACGTGGCCTGACCAGCAAAACTCGTCGTTTGGTGCAAAATATCGCCGATTTTGAGTTTATTACCACCGATACCGAGCTAGAAGCGCTGCTTTTAGAAATGAATCTGATTAAAAAGCATCGCCCACGCTACAATGTGCTGCTCAAGGATGATAAAAGTTATCCCTATATCAAAATTACCAAGGAAGAATGGCCAAGAGTTTTGCGAGTGCGCAAAGTGCTTGAAGATGGTGGAATTTATTTTGGACCATTTGCCAAGGCTAGCAGTGTCTATGCCACAATTGAGCTATTAAATAAATTATTTGCCTTTCGTTTATGCAACGATGATATGTTTAAAAAACACGAGCGGCGCAATCGGGCTTGTATGTATTATGATATTAAACGTTGCCTTGGGCCATGTGCCAACAACTGTACTACTGAAGAATATAGCACCGCAATTAATCAAGTACGCTTATTTTTAGGTGGCAAACCTGAAGCAATTTTGCGCGACCTGAAAGTGAAAATGAACCAAGCTGCCGAAGATTTACAATTTGAACGTGCGGCCTATGTGCGTGATCAAATCAAAGCTGTCGAACGGGTGATGGAGCGCCAAAAAGTGCTGAATACCGCCGCCAGCGACCAAGATGTAATTGCTTTTGCCCGTGATGAAGGCAAAGCAGTGGTTCAGGTGTTCTATATTCGTGGTGGCAAATTGATTGGCTCGGAGCCGTTTACGCTGCAAGGCACTGAGGAAGAACATCCCGAAGCCTTGATGAGTTCGTTCTTGACCCAATTTTATGATGCCGCCGCCGATATTCCGCCTAATATTCTGCTGCCCGATTATCCCGAAGAAACTCAAATTATCGAGCAATGGCTTGAAAGTAAGGGCGGGCATAAAGTCAGTTTGCAAGTGCCACGGCGCGGCGATAAAAAAGATTTGGTTGATTTGGCGGCCCGCAATGCCAGCCAAACCCTTGACCAGTTACGTTTGCAATGGCTCAACGCCGAACAACGGGCGACAGCGGGGCTGAGCCAATTGCGCGAATTATTGAATTTAGCCGATTTGCCCCAACGGATCGAATGCTACGACATCTCAAATACCCAAGGCACCAATTCGGTGGGCAGTATGGTGGTGTTTGAGCAGGGCGAGCCAGCCAAAAAGCACTATCGTCGTTTCAAAATCAAAACCGTTGAAGGTGCAAACGATGTGGCCTCGCTCAGCGAAGTGCTGCAACGCCGATTTGCCCGCGCCGATGATACTGGCCAAACCGACGAGCCAGCGCCAACCGATCAACCCAACGCCGAGCCAAGCAATAACGACGAAACGTGGGCGGTATTGCCCGATCTGATTTTGATCGACGGTGGGATCGGCCAAGTCAATGCGGCTGCCAAAACCTTGGCAGCCGCCGGCTTTGAGCATATTCCAGTGGTTGGCTTGGTCAAGGGCGATACCAAAGGCCACTTGCCTTATGGCTTGGTCAAACCTGGCCAGCGTGTGCCAATCGCCTTTGCCCAAAACGACCCAGGCTTGCATCTGGTTCAGCGGATTGACGAAGAAGCGCATCGTTTTGCGATTAGTTATCACCGAAAATTACGCACCAAAGGCATGCTGCGCTCGACCATGGAAGATATTCCAGGTATCGGCCCCAAGCGCAAAAAGGCCTTGATCAACGCCTTTGGCTCGCTTGAAGGCATTCGTAACGCCAGCATCGAAGAGCTAGCCGCCGTGCCAGGTATGACCCGCAAAGCCGCCGAGGAGATCAAAGGGCTGTTGTAG
- a CDS encoding cellulase family glycosylhydrolase produces MQRSRFFQFQSLVWLLIAGVCAGSLAAWSWLENEQWRGVATSVDQPIAWANVPQGGVNLPSLHLEAPEVISRTLDTAKAAGFYWLRVQFPWEDIEIHAKNDFRDYRHDYNGDGTVDQTDAISAWTKYDGIVAAAQARNLQLIVRLDRPPSWARQNLPMDSFRVAKRQQDPGSTGPPDNYGDYGDYVTAVVERYRGKVGFFQIWNEPNYGHEWNWADPNPDEFFKLLQLGYTRAKAANPDAIILFPSLTPADGLDWQAMNDLQFLEQLYELGAADYFDIFSAQGYGLGQPATENRYIRPLLNADGSLRRDTLWQRPLDSRTDVTRVVLLREVMERYGDAHKAVWISEFGWNSSAVATQYGPPVSEEQKAQYLVEYLQRARQQWPWLGAMNIWFLRPGVNFSPEDPTIHFALLKNDWTELPAYTAVKAYLTQAPQLGIGHYQSSDLLWQNGEYTANWWGEHLIVQSAGPIEVVVDGQVLTEQEFRGELGQHQVEIRGDWQTLTISRQRAWWWLWASIPFGLWLGLLLALKRFYRVLVRKRTV; encoded by the coding sequence ATGCAACGAAGCAGATTTTTTCAATTTCAATCATTGGTTTGGCTTTTGATTGCCGGGGTTTGCGCAGGTAGCCTCGCCGCTTGGTCGTGGCTTGAAAATGAGCAATGGCGCGGCGTTGCCACCAGCGTCGATCAGCCAATTGCTTGGGCTAATGTGCCACAGGGCGGGGTCAATTTGCCCAGCCTGCATCTCGAAGCACCCGAAGTCATTTCGCGTACTCTCGATACCGCCAAAGCGGCTGGCTTTTATTGGCTGCGCGTCCAGTTTCCGTGGGAAGATATTGAGATCCACGCCAAAAACGATTTTCGCGATTATCGCCACGATTACAACGGCGATGGCACGGTCGATCAAACTGATGCTATTTCAGCCTGGACAAAATATGATGGAATTGTGGCCGCTGCGCAAGCCCGAAATTTGCAACTGATCGTGCGCCTCGACCGCCCACCAAGTTGGGCCCGCCAAAACTTGCCCATGGACAGTTTTCGGGTCGCCAAACGTCAACAAGACCCTGGTTCAACTGGTCCGCCCGATAACTATGGCGATTATGGCGATTATGTGACCGCTGTGGTTGAGCGTTATCGTGGCAAAGTGGGCTTCTTCCAAATTTGGAACGAGCCAAATTATGGCCACGAGTGGAATTGGGCAGATCCCAATCCTGATGAGTTTTTTAAGTTATTGCAGCTTGGCTATACTCGCGCCAAAGCTGCCAACCCCGATGCAATTATTCTTTTCCCGAGTTTGACTCCAGCTGATGGCCTCGATTGGCAAGCCATGAACGATTTGCAATTTTTGGAGCAGCTATACGAACTTGGGGCTGCCGATTATTTTGATATTTTCAGTGCTCAAGGTTATGGCCTTGGCCAACCTGCCACCGAAAATCGCTATATTCGCCCCTTGCTCAATGCCGATGGTTCGCTGCGTCGTGATACGCTTTGGCAACGCCCGCTCGATTCGCGCACCGATGTCACACGAGTGGTCTTGCTGCGCGAAGTGATGGAACGTTACGGTGATGCTCATAAGGCCGTTTGGATTAGCGAATTTGGCTGGAATAGCTCAGCAGTTGCCACCCAATATGGCCCGCCAGTCAGCGAGGAGCAAAAAGCCCAATATTTGGTGGAATATCTGCAACGGGCACGCCAGCAATGGCCTTGGCTTGGTGCGATGAATATCTGGTTTTTACGGCCTGGAGTCAACTTCTCGCCTGAAGATCCGACGATTCACTTTGCTTTGCTTAAAAATGATTGGACTGAATTGCCCGCCTACACTGCTGTCAAAGCCTATTTGACCCAAGCACCGCAGTTGGGGATTGGCCACTATCAATCAAGCGATTTGCTCTGGCAGAATGGCGAATATACCGCTAATTGGTGGGGCGAGCATTTAATCGTGCAAAGTGCTGGTCCAATTGAAGTGGTGGTGGATGGTCAAGTGCTTACTGAGCAAGAATTTCGTGGCGAGCTAGGCCAGCATCAAGTAGAAATTCGCGGTGATTGGCAAACCCTAACGATTAGCCGTCAACGCGCTTGGTGGTGGCTGTGGGCCAGCATTCCGTTTGGGCTTTGGCTGGGTTTATTGCTAGCGCTGAAGCGTTTTTATCGCGTCCTAGTGCGAAAGAGAACTGTATGA
- a CDS encoding O-antigen ligase family protein, whose amino-acid sequence MMLARWRWHPLTTFGLSGLTALAIVALYRPKRFVPLIGIDEAAAHNLLFALALLALLAALVWLRPEIGLAGVAATIPFNYRSRGFWDSNYPLIDGKYFPLHELLLLVVLGVTALDCGWRLIQRQSAWQAWWREHWRMLLLPLAWLLIATFAATLAVPEGQAEAWREWRWMITEPLLLYGLILYWQPRYPVRRWLLWGLLAGSAIVAIIGILQWRDLDWTPIDGTGMCFSDLIVDSGGTKRTSSVYCHPNNLALWMDRASMLAVVATGWAIWQWWHNRTWQHAAWSLLYFGASSLLLLSLMLTYSKGARFAVALVLIGLSCLPRRWWLPLLTSVVLGGLLLYSSLSGPERLNVTGDSSSARLSIWRSATAMIIDHPIVGIGLDQFYFYFNPQFNRGYIEPSLAADPAERNTAHPHNLLLDLWLRVGIVGVVIFAALAWRSLRRTWQLWHSEQPERWLALAALAALMAGWLHGGVDQGYFSSDLAMVTWLTLGMIDSFTLKGQN is encoded by the coding sequence ATGATGCTTGCACGTTGGCGTTGGCATCCCCTCACAACGTTTGGGCTGAGTGGCCTCACGGCCTTGGCAATTGTGGCGCTTTATCGACCCAAACGCTTTGTGCCCTTGATTGGCATTGATGAGGCCGCTGCCCATAATTTACTGTTTGCGCTGGCGCTGTTGGCCCTGTTGGCCGCGCTTGTTTGGCTACGCCCTGAAATTGGTTTGGCGGGTGTGGCAGCGACAATTCCGTTTAACTATCGCTCACGCGGCTTTTGGGATAGCAACTATCCTTTGATTGACGGTAAATATTTCCCGCTGCATGAGCTATTGCTACTGGTCGTCTTGGGCGTTACCGCGCTCGATTGTGGTTGGCGCTTGATTCAACGCCAAAGCGCATGGCAAGCGTGGTGGCGTGAACATTGGCGCATGCTGCTTTTACCCTTGGCTTGGCTGCTCATTGCTACCTTTGCTGCCACCTTGGCCGTACCCGAAGGCCAAGCCGAGGCATGGCGTGAATGGCGTTGGATGATTACTGAGCCATTGTTGCTATATGGCTTGATTCTGTATTGGCAACCACGTTACCCAGTGCGGCGTTGGCTACTTTGGGGCTTGCTGGCTGGCAGCGCAATTGTGGCGATCATTGGCATTTTGCAATGGCGCGACCTCGATTGGACTCCGATTGATGGTACGGGCATGTGTTTTAGTGATTTGATTGTTGATTCAGGCGGTACAAAACGCACCTCATCGGTCTACTGCCACCCCAATAATTTGGCCTTGTGGATGGATCGCGCCAGTATGTTGGCGGTTGTAGCAACTGGTTGGGCGATCTGGCAATGGTGGCACAACCGCACCTGGCAACATGCGGCATGGTCGTTGCTGTATTTTGGGGCTAGCAGCTTGTTGCTGCTCAGTTTGATGCTGACCTATTCCAAGGGGGCGCGATTTGCCGTGGCCTTGGTATTGATTGGCCTGAGCTGTTTGCCGCGCCGCTGGTGGCTACCGCTGCTTACCAGTGTTGTACTTGGTGGGTTGTTGCTCTATTCATCGTTGAGTGGCCCTGAGCGCTTGAACGTGACTGGCGATTCGAGTTCAGCACGCTTGAGCATTTGGCGCTCAGCGACAGCGATGATTATTGATCATCCGATTGTAGGCATTGGGCTTGATCAATTTTATTTTTATTTCAACCCCCAATTCAATCGTGGCTATATTGAGCCAAGCCTTGCCGCCGACCCTGCCGAGCGTAACACCGCCCATCCGCATAATTTGCTGCTCGATTTGTGGTTGCGGGTCGGAATTGTGGGAGTAGTTATTTTTGCAGCATTGGCGTGGCGTAGCCTGCGGCGCACATGGCAACTCTGGCATAGCGAGCAGCCTGAACGCTGGTTGGCCTTAGCGGCTTTGGCGGCCTTGATGGCAGGTTGGTTGCATGGTGGCGTTGATCAAGGCTATTTCTCCAGCGATCTGGCCATGGTGACATGGTTAACCCTAGGGATGATCGATAGTTTCACCCTCAAGGGCCAAAATTGA
- a CDS encoding SAM-dependent methyltransferase: MEFDPSQPNAGRIYDYLLGGSHNFAVDRMAAERLVQMIPTIENGARLNRWFLDIAVNRLADLGFNRYLDLASGLPTQGYIHEIRPDALVLYNDYDQATVAYAREIIGNNPRVIYHQANIAELDSILAQADQHFAGERKLAICMIGVSYFLDNHVLQQTLQRLYEWCSPGSQISISWIALPEDPNPQLQELLARYRAMGSPIYARTVEQIKQFIEPWTLLEPGFQRLSEWNEIDGTWVIEGDRQAGDEQSDMYGTFMIKG, translated from the coding sequence GTGGAATTTGATCCATCGCAGCCCAATGCTGGGCGAATTTACGATTATTTGTTGGGTGGTAGCCACAATTTTGCTGTTGATCGCATGGCGGCTGAACGTTTGGTGCAGATGATTCCAACAATTGAAAATGGCGCACGCCTAAATCGTTGGTTTTTGGATATTGCGGTCAATCGTTTGGCTGATTTGGGTTTTAATCGCTATCTCGATTTGGCCAGTGGCCTGCCGACCCAAGGCTATATTCACGAAATTCGCCCCGATGCCTTGGTGCTGTACAACGATTATGATCAAGCAACTGTGGCCTATGCCCGCGAAATTATCGGCAACAATCCCCGCGTCATCTATCATCAAGCCAATATTGCTGAACTTGACAGTATTTTGGCGCAAGCAGATCAACATTTTGCTGGCGAACGCAAGCTGGCAATTTGTATGATTGGGGTCTCCTATTTCTTAGATAATCATGTGTTGCAGCAAACCTTGCAACGTTTGTACGAATGGTGTAGCCCAGGCTCGCAAATCTCCATCTCGTGGATTGCCCTGCCCGAAGATCCCAATCCCCAACTGCAAGAGTTGCTAGCACGTTATCGCGCAATGGGCAGTCCAATTTATGCTCGGACTGTCGAGCAAATCAAGCAATTTATCGAGCCATGGACGTTGCTCGAACCTGGTTTTCAGCGGCTCTCTGAATGGAATGAGATTGATGGCACATGGGTGATTGAAGGTGATCGCCAAGCGGGCGATGAGCAAAGCGATATGTATGGCACATTTATGATTAAAGGCTAA